The window ATCGCCGGGGACTGGACCGTTCGGTTCGCCGAGGCGACGACGGACGCGCTCGACCGCCCGGCCCCCTCGCCCGTCCAGAACGCCACCGCGGAGCTCCGCGACCTCGGGGTCGACGTCGACCGGCCGCGGGTGAACTACGACGGCCCGTGGTGACTTCCGCGCCCGCGTCGCAGGCCACCGATGCCGACCGCGCCCGCGTCGCCGGCCACCGGCGCCGACCGATCGCCGTCGCCGGGGTTATTTCACGCCCCCGCGCCGACTCCCCGGTATGGAAGGCGACTTCGCGGAGTACCTCGACGAGTTCACGCGCCGAGACTGGGAGACGCTCGACCCGGAGGCCGTCACGGACCCGGTCCGGATCGCGGTCGTGGGCCTCGGCTGGTTCGCCCGGGACTGGGCGCTGCCCGGGATCGCGCGGTCGGCGTACACCGAGGCGACCGTCGTCACCGACGTCGACGCCGAGGCGGTCGAGGCGGTCGCCGCCGAGCGCGACGTGACCGGTGTCACCCCGGAGGCGCTCCGCTCGGGCGCGGTCGCCGACGCGTACGACGCGGTGTACGTCGCGACGCCGAACGCGACCCACCTGGAGTACGTCCGGGCCGCCGCGGAGCAGGGCAAGGCGGTCCTCTGCGAGAAGCCGCTGGAGGCGACGCTGGACCGCGCCCGCCGGCTCGTGGCCGCCTGTCGCGACGCCGACGTCCCCCTGATGGTCGGCTACCGGATGCAGACCGACCCCGCCGTCCGGCGGCTCCGCGAGCTCCTCGACGCGGGCGTCGCCGGCGACGTGGTCGGCGTCCACGCGGCGATGTCGCAGACGATGCTCGGCGAGCTCGACGGCGACGCGGACCAGTG is drawn from Halorubrum sp. CBA1229 and contains these coding sequences:
- the gfo6 gene encoding D-xylose 1-dehydrogenase Gfo6 — translated: MEGDFAEYLDEFTRRDWETLDPEAVTDPVRIAVVGLGWFARDWALPGIARSAYTEATVVTDVDAEAVEAVAAERDVTGVTPEALRSGAVADAYDAVYVATPNATHLEYVRAAAEQGKAVLCEKPLEATLDRARRLVAACRDADVPLMVGYRMQTDPAVRRLRELLDAGVAGDVVGVHAAMSQTMLGELDGDADQWRLDSELSGGCALMDLGVYPLNTTRFVLGEDPVRVSGRTHTRHEAFADVDEDATFRLEFPGGVDALCSVSQNAQHASRLEVTGTEARLILDPAFYEREDRGFAVVRDGTRVDVDFDQVHQIEEEFAYFGHQLLADEPFHPDGEHALADARALDGIYESAETGRPVTLDGDAA